Proteins from a single region of Heliomicrobium gestii:
- the ispG gene encoding flavodoxin-dependent (E)-4-hydroxy-3-methylbut-2-enyl-diphosphate synthase, with the protein MEIALPRRKTRRIYVGTVPIGDGAPVSVQSMCNTDTRDTAATLEQIGRLADAGCEIIRVAVPDTQAVEALPDIVEGSPIPVIADIHFNHRLAIGALKAGVQGLRLNPGNIGGAQHVREVLAVARERQVPIRIGVNAGSLEKGLLEKYGGVTAEAMVESALGHIRLLEDENYPWMKISLKASAVPLMLDAYRSLAEKIDYPMHIGVTEAGTVRSGIIKSAAGIGALLAQGIGDTLRVSLTGDPLPEIRTGWEILKSLGLRKRGPELISCPTCGRCQVNLTAVAEAVETALEKESRPIKVAVMGCVVNGPGEAREADVGIAGGNDCGLIFRKGEIVRKVARSEMVDALLEEIGKLPAE; encoded by the coding sequence ATGGAAATCGCACTGCCGCGCCGGAAAACCCGACGCATCTATGTCGGAACGGTGCCCATCGGCGATGGCGCACCTGTGTCGGTCCAATCCATGTGCAATACAGATACGCGCGATACAGCGGCCACGTTGGAACAGATCGGCCGACTTGCCGATGCCGGCTGCGAGATCATCCGGGTGGCTGTCCCTGACACCCAGGCCGTCGAGGCGCTGCCGGACATCGTCGAGGGTTCGCCCATCCCCGTTATTGCCGACATCCACTTCAACCACCGCCTGGCCATCGGCGCCCTCAAAGCGGGGGTGCAGGGCTTGCGTCTAAACCCCGGCAATATCGGCGGCGCTCAACATGTGCGGGAGGTGCTCGCAGTTGCGCGGGAGCGACAGGTTCCGATCCGCATCGGCGTCAACGCCGGTTCGCTGGAAAAGGGGCTGTTGGAGAAATACGGCGGCGTCACCGCGGAAGCGATGGTGGAGAGCGCCCTCGGCCATATCCGGCTCCTGGAGGATGAAAACTACCCTTGGATGAAGATCTCCCTCAAGGCATCGGCGGTCCCGCTGATGTTGGACGCCTACCGCTCCCTGGCCGAGAAGATCGACTACCCGATGCACATCGGCGTCACCGAAGCGGGGACCGTTCGCTCCGGCATCATCAAATCGGCCGCCGGCATCGGCGCGCTTTTGGCGCAGGGCATCGGCGACACCCTCCGTGTCTCCCTCACGGGCGATCCCCTGCCGGAGATCCGCACGGGCTGGGAGATCCTCAAATCGCTGGGACTCCGCAAGCGGGGGCCGGAGTTGATCTCCTGCCCCACCTGTGGTCGTTGCCAGGTCAACTTGACTGCTGTCGCTGAGGCGGTCGAGACGGCCTTGGAGAAAGAGTCGCGTCCGATCAAGGTGGCGGTCATGGGTTGTGTCGTCAACGGCCCCGGTGAGGCCCGTGAGGCCGATGTGGGCATTGCCGGCGGCAACGACTGCGGCCTCATCTTCCGCAAAGGGGAGATCGTCCGCAAGGTCGCCCGTTCAGAGATGGTTGATGCCTTGCTTGAAGAGATTGGAAAGCTGCCGGCGGAGTAA
- the rseP gene encoding RIP metalloprotease RseP, with translation MTTFLASVFVFGLMIFFHELGHFSVAKMVGVRVLEFSIGMGPQLFGLRRGATLYALRLLPVGGFVRMAGMEAGEDGQFAASPSDPGNFNNKTVAQRAAVIFAGSFMNFILAFLLFIYIYTIIGVPTYSNVIGDVLAGKPAQTAGIRPGDRILAVNGKTTENWSELLQEIHPRGGQEVTLTVESQGAVRDVKVVPGLDPERNVGQIGITVDDKTVYNEKKGLFTSLKLGLVNTLAITTMILHSIFQMITGAAPAEVGGPVMIVNEIGKAAQIGLTSLLMLAAVLSINLGLLNLFPIPALDGSRLVFLGLEALRGRPIDPAKENTIHLIGFALLIGLMLLIAYKDVLKLLGGG, from the coding sequence TTGACCACTTTTCTGGCCTCAGTCTTCGTGTTCGGGTTGATGATCTTTTTCCATGAACTGGGGCATTTTTCTGTGGCCAAAATGGTCGGCGTCCGCGTTCTCGAATTCAGCATCGGCATGGGACCCCAACTGTTCGGCTTGCGCCGTGGCGCCACCCTCTATGCGCTGCGGTTGCTGCCAGTAGGCGGTTTCGTTCGCATGGCCGGTATGGAGGCCGGGGAAGACGGTCAGTTTGCCGCTTCACCGTCCGATCCAGGCAATTTCAACAACAAGACGGTGGCACAGCGGGCGGCGGTTATCTTCGCCGGTTCTTTTATGAATTTCATCCTGGCTTTCCTGTTGTTCATCTACATCTATACCATCATCGGCGTGCCGACTTACTCCAACGTGATCGGTGACGTTCTGGCAGGCAAACCGGCTCAAACAGCCGGCATTCGCCCTGGGGACCGCATTCTCGCTGTGAATGGCAAAACGACGGAGAACTGGTCAGAGCTGCTCCAGGAGATTCATCCACGAGGCGGTCAAGAAGTGACCCTGACGGTGGAAAGTCAAGGCGCCGTCCGTGATGTCAAGGTTGTTCCGGGACTTGATCCAGAACGCAATGTCGGTCAGATCGGGATCACTGTCGATGACAAGACGGTCTACAACGAGAAGAAGGGACTCTTCACCTCGCTCAAACTGGGCCTTGTCAACACCTTGGCCATCACGACCATGATCCTGCACTCGATTTTTCAGATGATCACAGGCGCTGCGCCGGCTGAAGTGGGCGGGCCGGTCATGATTGTCAACGAGATCGGCAAAGCGGCCCAGATCGGGTTGACATCGTTGCTGATGCTGGCGGCGGTGCTTTCGATCAACTTAGGCTTGCTCAACCTCTTTCCCATCCCCGCTTTGGACGGCAGCCGGCTCGTTTTTCTCGGTCTCGAGGCCCTGCGCGGCCGACCGATCGACCCGGCCAAAGAGAACACGATCCATCTGATCGGTTTTGCCCTCTTGATCGGATTGATGTTGCTCATCGCCTACAAAGACGTGCTGAAGTTGTTGGGAGGAGGGTAA
- a CDS encoding 1-deoxy-D-xylulose-5-phosphate reductoisomerase: protein MKKGIAILGSTGSIGRQTLEVVDRSEGRLTVQALAAGSNWKELLGQIEIYRPRLVAMMDTEAAERLDEALRERELPIPVVTGEKGLAEAACLPEVDTVVTAVSGAIGLGPTMAAIEAGKEIALANKETLVAAGPLVMAAARRREVAILPVDSEHSAIFQCLQGQDRRLARLLLTASGGPFRDKSLEELRRVTPEDALRHPNWRMGPKITIDSASLMNKGLEVIEARWLFDIDFDDIEVLVHPQSIVHSMVELADGSILGQMGLPDMRLPIQYALSYPERWQSGWPRLDLTQMAALTFRRPDLERFPSLELALTAGRTGGTLPAVMNAANEVAVHAFLDRRIGFMDIPRIVREAMEAHEWRQEPDLPGIRRADEWARRFAAERIGKGREVSA, encoded by the coding sequence TTGAAGAAAGGGATCGCCATCCTGGGGTCGACGGGCTCCATCGGTCGCCAGACGCTGGAGGTCGTTGACCGGAGCGAGGGCCGTTTGACAGTACAGGCTCTGGCCGCCGGCAGCAACTGGAAGGAATTGCTTGGTCAGATAGAGATCTACCGGCCGCGCTTGGTGGCAATGATGGATACAGAGGCTGCAGAACGACTCGACGAAGCGCTCCGTGAACGGGAACTGCCCATCCCGGTGGTGACTGGCGAGAAGGGGTTAGCCGAGGCGGCCTGCTTGCCCGAGGTGGATACAGTGGTCACTGCTGTCAGCGGCGCCATCGGCCTCGGTCCGACGATGGCCGCCATTGAGGCCGGCAAAGAGATCGCCCTGGCCAACAAGGAGACCCTCGTCGCCGCCGGTCCCCTCGTCATGGCGGCGGCGCGCCGCCGCGAGGTGGCCATCCTGCCTGTCGACAGCGAGCACTCGGCCATCTTCCAGTGCCTGCAAGGGCAGGACCGCCGTTTGGCGCGCCTGCTCCTGACGGCTTCTGGCGGCCCTTTTCGGGACAAAAGCCTGGAGGAACTGCGCCGGGTGACGCCGGAAGACGCCCTGCGCCATCCCAATTGGCGCATGGGCCCCAAGATCACCATCGACTCAGCCTCGCTGATGAACAAGGGGTTAGAGGTGATTGAGGCGCGCTGGCTCTTTGATATCGATTTTGACGATATCGAGGTGCTCGTCCACCCGCAGAGCATCGTCCATTCCATGGTTGAACTGGCCGATGGATCTATCCTCGGACAGATGGGTTTGCCTGACATGCGGTTGCCCATCCAGTATGCCCTCAGCTATCCTGAGCGCTGGCAGTCAGGTTGGCCGCGCCTCGACCTGACCCAGATGGCGGCGCTGACCTTCCGGCGGCCTGATCTGGAGCGGTTTCCATCGCTTGAACTTGCCCTTACGGCCGGGCGGACGGGAGGAACATTGCCTGCCGTCATGAACGCCGCCAACGAGGTGGCTGTCCACGCCTTTCTGGATCGCCGGATCGGCTTCATGGATATTCCCCGCATCGTCCGGGAGGCGATGGAGGCCCATGAGTGGCGCCAGGAACCGGATTTGCCCGGCATCCGGCGAGCCGACGAGTGGGCGCGGCGTTTTGCCGCTGAGCGGATAGGGAAGGGAAGGGAGGTTTCGGCTTGA